The nucleotide sequence TATGTTACATCTAGTATTAAGTTTAACCCCTGTGCTGCATAACAATGTGGCAGAGAATTTGGAGCTTCTGAGCCGTCGAGAAGATGCTTCCACTATGGCTAATGATCACAGGCGCGCGCTTTTGGCCGCGATTGTTCGCCGCGACCCTGAGGGCGCGCGCGAAGCTTCGAATGAACATTTAAGTTATATCGAAGAAGTCATGTTAGCCGTCAGGGATGAAGACAGCCGGTTGCAGCGTAGTCTGCGCCGATTAAAACGTGGCGAATAATCGTAATCCAGCGCTGAATAACGCAGCCGGAACGATGCCCTTTAAAGGTGTTTGGCAGTAATGACTTGCCAAGCGCATCCGAATATTCAATTTTATTTTGTATAGGGAAGGACAGCGACATGTCTGCACATATGCTACAAGACTTAGATCCACAGGAAACCACTGAGTGGTTGTCGGCTCTCGAATCAGTTGTACGCGAAGAAGGTGTTGAGCGTGCTCAATTCTTACTTGAGCAAGTACTTGATAAGGCTCGTTTAGATGGCGTTGATATGGCGACTGGTATTAATACCAACTATATCAATACTATTCCTACGAACCAGGAGCCAGCATATCCTGGCGACACTACCCTTGAGCGCCGCATACGTTCAATCATTCGCTGGAATGCCATCATGATCGTGCTACGTGCGTCTAAGAAAGACTTAGACCTCGGTGGCCACATGGCGTCTTACCAGTCATCAGCTGCTTTCTACGAAGTGTGCTTTAACCATTTCTTCCGTGCTCCTAACGAAGTTGATGGTGGCGATTTAGTTTATTATCAAGGCCATATCGCACCTGGTATCTACTCGCGCGCTTTCCTTGAAGGTCGTTTAACTGCTGCTCAGTTAGATAACTTCCGTCAAGAAGTTGATGGTAAAGGCTTGCCTTCTTACCCGCATCCTAAGCTGTTACCAGAATTCTGGCAGTTCCCGACTGTATCTATGGGTCTTGGCCCAATGTCAGCCATTTATCAGGCACGTTTCCTGAAATACTTAAATGGTCGCGGTCTGAAAGACACGTCTGCTCAACGCGTATACGCCTTCTTAGGCGACGGTGAGATGGATGAGCCAGAATCACGCGGTGCTATCTCTTTCGCAGCTCGCGAAAAGCTTGATAACCTGTGTTTCTTAGTTAACTGTAACCTGCAGCGTCTTGATGGCCCAGTTATGGGTAACGGCAGCATCATCCAAGAATTGGAAGGTCTGTTCCGCGGCGCGGGTTGGAACGTAGTTAAGGTTATCTGGGGTAACAACTGGGATTCTTTATTAGCTAAAGACACTACTGGTAAGTTACTGCAGTTAATGAATGAAACTGTTGACGGTGATTACCAGACCTTTAAGTCAAAAGATGGCGCTTATGTTCGTGAGCACTTCTTTGGTAAGTACCCAGAAACGGCTGCATTAGTTGCTGATATGACTGATGACCAAATTTTCGCGCTTAAGCGTGGTGGTCATGAATCATCTAAGTTATACGCTGCTTTCGTTAATGCTAAAGAAACCAAAGGTAAGCCAACTGTTATTCTGGCTAAAACCGTTAAAGGTTATGGCATGGGCGACGCGGCTGAAGGCAAGAACATTGCTCACGGCGTGAAGAAGATGGACATGACTCATGTTCTGCATCTGCGTGACCGTTTAGGTCTTGAAGATCTGCTGAGTGATGAAAAAGTCGCTGAACTGCCGTATTTACAGTTAGAAGAAGGTTCTGCTGAATATAACTATCTGCACAGCCGTCGTCAGGCGCTGCATGGTTATACGCCACAGCGTTTACCTAACTTCACTGAAGAATTAATTGTGCCAGAAGTTGAAGAATTCAAGCCGTTGCTCGAAGAGCAAAAGCGTGACATCTCTACCACTATGGCGTTTGTACGTGCATTAAACGTACTGCTGAAGAACAAAAACATTGGTAAGAACATAGTCCCAATTATTGCCGACGAAGCCCGTACCTTTGGTATGGAAGGTCTGTTCCGCCAAATCGGGATTTATAACCCACATGGCCAGGAATACACCCCAGAAGATCGCAGCATAGTGTCTTACTATAAAGAAGCGACTTCAGGCCAAGTATTGCAAGAAGGTATTAACGAACTGGGTGCAATGTCATCTTGGGTAGCTGCTGCAACATCTTACAGCACCAACGACTTGCCAATGATCCCGTTCTACATCTACTACTCTATGTTCGGTTTCCAACGTATTGGCGACATGGCGTGGATGGCTGGTGATCAGCAAGCTCGTGGCTTCTTATTAGGCGCTACTGCTGGCCGTACTACCTTAAACGGTGAAGGTTTACAGCACGAAGATGGTCACAGCCATATTCAGGCGAACACTATTCCTAACTGTATTTCTTATGACCCAACGTTTGCTTACGAGTTAGCGGTAATCATGCAAGACGGTATCCGTCGCATGTATGGCGATCAAGAAAACGTGTTCTACTACCTGACGCTGATGAACGAAAACTACGCCATGCCAGCCATGCCAGAAGGCGCTGAAGATGGCATTCGTAAGGGTATCTACAAGTTAGAATCTTATGCCGGTGAGCATAAGGTGCAACTGTTAAGCTCAGGCACCATCATGAACGAAGTGCGTAAAGCCGCGGCCATTTTGAGTGAAGAGTATGGCGTAGCCTCTGACGTATTCTCTGTGACTTCATTCAACGAGTTGACTCGTGATGGACAAGACGCTGAGCGTTACAACATGCTGCACCCAGAAGCTGAAGAGAAGCAAGCTTACATCAGCCAAGTGATTGGTAAAGAGCCAGCGATTGCGGCCACCGATTACATGAAGAACTACGCTGAGCAAGTGCGCGCCTTTATGCCTTCTGTATCTTACAAGGTATTAGGTACTGACGGTTTCGGTCGTTCAGATAGCCGTGAAAACCTGCGTCGTCACTTCGAAGTGAATGCAAGCTATGTCGTAGTTGCTGCCTTGTCTGAATTGGCAAAGCGTGGCGATATTAAGAAGTCGGTTGTGACTGAAGCTATTGCTAAGTTCAACATCGACGCTGATAAGATCAATCCGCTGTACGCGTAAGAGGCAAGATAAAATGACAATCCAAATTCATGTCCCAGACATTGGTGCTGACGAAGTTGAAGTGACCGAGATTTTGGTCAGCGTTGGCGACAAAGTGGAAGCTGAGCAGTCTCTTATCTCTGTCGAAGGCGATAAAGCATCGATGGAAGTTCCGGCCTCTACTGGCGGTATCGTTAAATCTATTAAGATTGCGATTGGCGACAAAGTGACTACCGGTTCATTAATCATGGAATTTGACACAGAAGCGGGCGCCCAG is from Shewanella sp. SNU WT4 and encodes:
- the aceE gene encoding pyruvate dehydrogenase (acetyl-transferring), homodimeric type, which codes for MSAHMLQDLDPQETTEWLSALESVVREEGVERAQFLLEQVLDKARLDGVDMATGINTNYINTIPTNQEPAYPGDTTLERRIRSIIRWNAIMIVLRASKKDLDLGGHMASYQSSAAFYEVCFNHFFRAPNEVDGGDLVYYQGHIAPGIYSRAFLEGRLTAAQLDNFRQEVDGKGLPSYPHPKLLPEFWQFPTVSMGLGPMSAIYQARFLKYLNGRGLKDTSAQRVYAFLGDGEMDEPESRGAISFAAREKLDNLCFLVNCNLQRLDGPVMGNGSIIQELEGLFRGAGWNVVKVIWGNNWDSLLAKDTTGKLLQLMNETVDGDYQTFKSKDGAYVREHFFGKYPETAALVADMTDDQIFALKRGGHESSKLYAAFVNAKETKGKPTVILAKTVKGYGMGDAAEGKNIAHGVKKMDMTHVLHLRDRLGLEDLLSDEKVAELPYLQLEEGSAEYNYLHSRRQALHGYTPQRLPNFTEELIVPEVEEFKPLLEEQKRDISTTMAFVRALNVLLKNKNIGKNIVPIIADEARTFGMEGLFRQIGIYNPHGQEYTPEDRSIVSYYKEATSGQVLQEGINELGAMSSWVAAATSYSTNDLPMIPFYIYYSMFGFQRIGDMAWMAGDQQARGFLLGATAGRTTLNGEGLQHEDGHSHIQANTIPNCISYDPTFAYELAVIMQDGIRRMYGDQENVFYYLTLMNENYAMPAMPEGAEDGIRKGIYKLESYAGEHKVQLLSSGTIMNEVRKAAAILSEEYGVASDVFSVTSFNELTRDGQDAERYNMLHPEAEEKQAYISQVIGKEPAIAATDYMKNYAEQVRAFMPSVSYKVLGTDGFGRSDSRENLRRHFEVNASYVVVAALSELAKRGDIKKSVVTEAIAKFNIDADKINPLYA